The following proteins come from a genomic window of Brevibacillus antibioticus:
- a CDS encoding HD-GYP domain-containing protein has protein sequence MKYVNVDLVEPGDVLARSIYTSEGLTLLHAGVQLTVGMINKLRRFGVTMLSIKDPFLDEVKEQEVVTETTRKDAIRNLSQAISCVQSGKNFDVRGIQKSVGSIIDETLRNRRVLLNLGEIRTTDNAMYIHSLNVCMMATVMGVGLGYNAAQLKELAIGALLHDIGKLSVDKEAPAYKKNSKTNHHTWLGFDLLRKKHEMSIVSAHVPLQHHEWVDGSGEPRGLTGDEIHDFAKIVAICNYYDNLISPFSAEEETLPAYEACEKVMGLAEKRFDHKMVIHFLRSIAMYPTGTSLKLSTGEIGVIIDQNRGLPSRPVIRVIRRDQQANRRMVDDHEIMDIDLSEKPTIFITAVMD, from the coding sequence ATGAAATATGTGAACGTAGACCTAGTAGAGCCAGGAGACGTTTTGGCTCGAAGCATTTATACAAGTGAGGGCTTGACGCTCTTGCATGCAGGTGTCCAGCTGACTGTCGGAATGATTAATAAATTGCGTCGGTTCGGCGTCACGATGTTAAGCATCAAAGACCCGTTCCTCGATGAAGTGAAAGAGCAGGAGGTCGTCACGGAGACCACTCGGAAGGACGCCATCCGCAATCTGTCGCAAGCGATTTCGTGTGTGCAGTCTGGAAAAAATTTTGATGTTCGCGGTATTCAAAAATCAGTGGGAAGTATTATCGACGAAACCTTGAGAAATCGTCGCGTGCTGTTGAATTTGGGAGAGATTCGCACGACCGACAACGCTATGTACATTCATTCCTTGAATGTGTGCATGATGGCAACAGTAATGGGCGTAGGATTAGGTTATAATGCGGCTCAATTAAAAGAGCTGGCTATCGGAGCCCTCTTGCATGACATTGGAAAGCTGTCAGTTGACAAGGAAGCCCCAGCCTACAAAAAGAACAGCAAGACCAATCATCATACCTGGCTGGGCTTTGATCTGTTGCGAAAAAAACATGAGATGAGCATTGTGTCCGCACACGTTCCTTTGCAGCATCATGAATGGGTGGATGGTAGTGGGGAGCCAAGAGGACTGACTGGCGATGAGATTCATGATTTCGCCAAGATTGTTGCGATTTGTAACTACTATGATAATCTCATCTCGCCTTTTTCAGCGGAAGAAGAGACGTTGCCAGCGTATGAGGCTTGCGAAAAAGTCATGGGGCTCGCGGAGAAACGCTTTGATCATAAAATGGTCATTCACTTTTTGCGCTCGATTGCCATGTACCCCACAGGAACCTCGCTGAAGCTGTCGACAGGAGAGATCGGTGTGATCATTGACCAAAATAGAGGCTTGCCTTCGCGTCCAGTCATTCGGGTCATTCGAAGAGACCAACAGGCGAATCGGCGGATGGTGGATGATCATGAAATTATGGACATTGACTTGAGTGAAAAGCCAACTATTTTTATCACAGCTGTCATGGACTAG
- a CDS encoding DUF485 domain-containing protein, translated as MGKSASAKKAEDQKKDEVDYAAVIQSATFKELLRRKRAFILPSSIFFFVFYFTLPILTSYFTVLNQPAFGAISWAWVFAFAQFVMTWGLCILYTRRAKQFDQLVEKIKQEAGGRG; from the coding sequence ATGGGCAAATCCGCTTCGGCAAAAAAAGCCGAGGATCAGAAGAAGGACGAAGTTGATTATGCAGCAGTGATTCAGTCAGCCACTTTCAAGGAGCTCTTGAGAAGAAAAAGAGCGTTTATTTTGCCATCTTCTATTTTTTTCTTCGTGTTTTACTTTACCCTTCCGATTTTAACCTCCTACTTCACCGTATTGAATCAACCAGCGTTTGGAGCCATTTCGTGGGCATGGGTATTTGCCTTTGCTCAGTTCGTCATGACATGGGGTCTCTGTATTCTGTACACCAGACGGGCAAAGCAGTTTGATCAACTCGTTGAGAAAATCAAACAAGAGGCAGGTGGAAGGGGCTAA
- a CDS encoding deoxyribonuclease IV, whose product MQIGCHVSIRHGYEEAARTAFREGALSFQFFPKNPRSLGVKQFDARDAERCRAFCQQNGMLSIAHTPYPVNLCVEEQELFAVTVGSVRNDLEIAEACGALGVVVHFGQYKSEDVLTGYKIMIQMVNQILDGWNGKAQLLIENNAGQGNRMGTTLEELTQVRQLFAEPQKVGFCLDTCHAFASGLWKGNDWGEVADRMRALDYFTSLRAVHLNDSVYPSGSFRDRHASIGKGMIGDAAIAAFLQTPELQGLPIVLETARGSEGGHSEEIKHVRLLIDNWQA is encoded by the coding sequence TTGCAAATCGGCTGTCATGTCAGTATTCGTCATGGGTACGAGGAGGCGGCAAGGACTGCATTCAGAGAAGGAGCGTTATCCTTTCAATTTTTTCCGAAAAACCCGCGAAGCCTAGGTGTTAAGCAATTCGATGCCCGGGATGCAGAGCGGTGTCGCGCTTTTTGTCAGCAAAACGGCATGCTGTCGATTGCTCATACGCCATACCCGGTGAACCTTTGCGTCGAGGAGCAGGAACTATTCGCAGTCACAGTGGGCTCGGTACGAAATGACCTTGAAATTGCCGAAGCTTGTGGAGCGTTGGGCGTGGTCGTTCACTTTGGCCAGTATAAAAGCGAGGATGTACTTACCGGTTACAAAATCATGATTCAGATGGTCAATCAAATACTGGATGGCTGGAATGGAAAAGCCCAGTTGTTAATCGAAAACAATGCCGGACAAGGCAACCGCATGGGCACGACACTCGAAGAGCTTACGCAGGTTCGACAATTGTTTGCTGAGCCACAGAAGGTAGGCTTTTGCCTCGATACGTGTCATGCATTTGCCAGCGGATTGTGGAAAGGGAATGATTGGGGGGAAGTAGCCGATCGGATGCGAGCGCTCGATTATTTTACGAGCTTGCGTGCCGTTCATCTGAACGATTCCGTTTATCCGAGTGGTTCCTTTCGAGACCGGCATGCCTCCATCGGAAAAGGAATGATCGGTGATGCAGCCATTGCCGCTTTTTTGCAAACACCCGAATTGCAAGGACTTCCTATCGTCCTGGAAACGGCGAGAGGCTCAGAAGGGGGCCATAGCGAAGAAATCAAACATGTTCGTCTGCTCATAGACAATTGGCAGGCCTGA
- a CDS encoding solute symporter family protein: protein MSVTTIIFFLAVIIGTMAITYSAAKQTGTTKDFYAAGNRLNGLQNGIAIAGDYMSAASFLGIAGTIAMYGFDGFVYAIGFFVSYLIILFLVAEPLHNLGRYTLADAIAVRFDSLWLRGVVACTTLLITIFYMLAQLVGAGALIHYLLGIRYDTAVLIVGSLMTFYVVFGGMVATSWVQIIKAILLLTGTLILSLIVFARFDWSFSEMFSHVSTITPLQEQFLQPGNQLHDPLETISLHLALILGTAGLPHIISRLFTVKDAKTTRNSIYTATWVIGAFYLMTIFLGFGASTFVGYEALKNVGFGGNLTVTLLADALGGEFLMAYIAAVAFATILAVVTGLVLSASSAFAHDVYSHLIRRGVASEKEQVTMAKLASVAVGVISIWLAIGAEKMNVAILVALTFAVAASSNLPLLLFTLYWKQFTVRGAICGVLTGLAASVVLVILGPTVMHPLTGLIRAEPLFPLTNPGLVSIPLGFLGAVLGTLLDRPDPDAEMKYQRVLFQALTGIRVPPAKKTEQESA, encoded by the coding sequence TTGTCCGTGACGACGATCATCTTTTTCCTTGCCGTCATTATCGGAACAATGGCCATTACTTATTCGGCTGCCAAACAGACGGGGACGACGAAAGACTTCTATGCAGCAGGAAATCGCTTGAACGGGTTACAAAATGGCATTGCCATTGCAGGCGACTACATGAGTGCTGCCTCGTTTTTGGGGATTGCGGGAACGATTGCGATGTACGGCTTTGACGGGTTCGTGTATGCGATAGGCTTTTTTGTTTCTTATCTGATTATTTTGTTTTTAGTTGCGGAGCCGTTGCATAATTTGGGGCGCTATACGCTGGCAGACGCGATTGCCGTCAGGTTTGACAGTCTTTGGCTGCGTGGCGTTGTTGCCTGTACGACTCTCTTAATTACGATTTTTTACATGCTGGCGCAATTAGTTGGCGCAGGTGCCCTCATTCATTATTTATTGGGAATTCGTTACGATACGGCTGTCCTGATTGTCGGGAGCCTGATGACATTTTACGTCGTGTTCGGCGGGATGGTGGCGACCTCGTGGGTTCAGATAATTAAAGCGATTTTGCTCCTGACAGGGACATTGATCCTAAGTCTGATCGTGTTCGCCCGTTTTGATTGGAGCTTCTCCGAAATGTTTTCACATGTGAGTACGATTACACCTCTTCAGGAACAGTTCTTGCAACCGGGTAATCAACTTCATGATCCGCTGGAAACGATCTCCCTGCATTTGGCTTTGATTCTCGGTACTGCTGGACTCCCCCATATTATCTCCCGGTTGTTTACAGTCAAGGACGCAAAGACGACTCGTAATTCGATTTACACCGCTACGTGGGTCATCGGTGCCTTTTATTTGATGACGATCTTTCTCGGATTCGGTGCGAGCACGTTTGTAGGCTACGAGGCATTGAAAAATGTGGGCTTCGGGGGGAATCTGACTGTCACACTCTTGGCGGATGCTCTCGGTGGAGAGTTTTTGATGGCGTATATCGCTGCCGTTGCTTTCGCGACGATATTGGCTGTCGTGACAGGACTCGTGCTCTCTGCCTCTTCTGCGTTCGCACATGATGTCTACAGTCATCTGATCAGACGAGGGGTAGCTTCGGAAAAAGAACAGGTCACCATGGCAAAGCTTGCGTCAGTAGCGGTGGGCGTGATCTCCATTTGGCTGGCTATCGGTGCAGAAAAAATGAACGTGGCGATTCTCGTTGCGCTGACGTTTGCGGTAGCAGCATCATCCAATTTGCCTCTGCTGTTATTTACGTTGTATTGGAAGCAGTTTACCGTGCGAGGAGCGATTTGTGGCGTCCTGACAGGGTTAGCGGCATCAGTAGTCCTTGTCATTTTAGGACCGACTGTTATGCATCCCCTCACCGGACTTATTCGGGCGGAGCCACTATTTCCACTGACGAATCCTGGATTGGTCTCTATACCACTCGGCTTTTTAGGCGCAGTCCTTGGGACACTACTGGATCGGCCTGATCCGGATGCCGAGATGAAGTATCAGCGCGTACTGTTTCAGGCGTTGACGGGAATCCGAGTTCCACCTGCGAAGAAAACGGAACAAGAATCTGCATAA
- a CDS encoding universal stress protein: MSRILVPVDFSAQSIQAVRFALAYAKNKHDITLLHAISPFPSRNVVRRLGRDVVEDYQLDEAREDLKKFLSIVEEAGITYELEIEFGEPHEVIAKHAANDYAAIVMGTHGYGRITGFLLQSVSYPTLHEVKVPVFLIAEETDESRFPWNKVLIAVDGSDHSMEATKKAIEMGQHLPDVSYTLLSVVIPPVTYAGVYGVGWDNMNTLEGWGRETLKPCEEMLEDASIPFESMVVVGDPATVIRQTAEEIGAGLVVLGHHGQGAVAGTLLGSVTFKTIHRTKTPLLIVKT, encoded by the coding sequence ATGTCCCGTATTCTAGTCCCTGTCGATTTCTCAGCGCAGTCCATTCAGGCGGTCCGCTTCGCGCTGGCCTACGCCAAAAATAAGCATGATATCACATTGCTTCATGCCATCTCGCCTTTCCCTTCACGCAACGTTGTCAGAAGGTTGGGAAGAGATGTCGTAGAAGATTATCAATTGGATGAAGCAAGAGAAGATCTGAAGAAATTCCTGTCGATCGTAGAAGAAGCCGGTATCACGTATGAATTGGAAATTGAGTTCGGAGAGCCGCATGAAGTCATTGCGAAGCACGCTGCGAATGACTATGCTGCCATCGTAATGGGAACCCATGGCTACGGCCGCATTACAGGCTTCCTGTTGCAGAGCGTCAGCTATCCGACACTCCACGAGGTCAAAGTTCCGGTCTTCCTTATTGCAGAGGAGACAGACGAGAGCCGCTTCCCTTGGAATAAAGTACTCATTGCCGTAGATGGTTCCGATCATTCGATGGAAGCTACGAAAAAAGCCATCGAGATGGGGCAACACCTACCGGATGTATCGTATACACTTCTGTCCGTTGTCATCCCGCCAGTCACATACGCAGGTGTATATGGCGTAGGCTGGGATAACATGAATACACTCGAAGGTTGGGGACGTGAAACACTAAAACCTTGCGAGGAGATGCTTGAAGATGCATCGATTCCTTTTGAAAGCATGGTCGTGGTTGGAGATCCAGCTACAGTGATCCGCCAGACGGCTGAAGAAATCGGCGCTGGACTGGTTGTGCTCGGTCATCATGGACAAGGTGCAGTTGCAGGTACATTGCTTGGCAGTGTTACATTTAAAACGATTCATCGTACGAAAACACCACTCCTCATTGTGAAAACATAG
- a CDS encoding MFS transporter, producing the protein MKGLWGNKVFLTVFITDTLENIGIWIRNMALLYYVMETSGNNPTAVSLLTAIELAPILVFSIIGGALADRWNPKRTMIAGNLLSALSVLVIVYLLWQGMWIAVFFATFISAILSQFSQPSSAKMMKRHIPDEQVAAAVSISQSTGSIFLLVGPIVGTFFFEHWGIYPSLLTMAGLFFVSALILLTLPASTASATEGDGTLLSEIKAGFAYVKERPALRGLAVTFSCLGLSSGLINSLEVFVITDRLLLSKEAIQWFTALDGLGMLLGGILASIYLDRLNGRWVITGGLIFFALSVAVEVLSVWVYVTAAMRFFTGIGMAFLQIVIGMFMIKLVDEAYIGRVNGTISPLMVGLMMIGSFTAGPLMQMTSLITVFLIASVILLLAAWGCTRIKWDSVEATQDGANHLLEHKQAQTLS; encoded by the coding sequence ATGAAAGGTCTTTGGGGAAACAAAGTTTTTCTCACCGTCTTTATCACGGATACATTAGAAAATATCGGGATATGGATTCGTAACATGGCCTTGCTCTACTATGTGATGGAGACGAGCGGCAACAATCCGACTGCCGTATCGCTCTTGACCGCTATCGAACTGGCGCCGATCTTGGTTTTTTCGATTATTGGTGGGGCATTGGCTGATCGCTGGAATCCGAAGCGAACGATGATAGCCGGGAACCTGTTAAGCGCCCTCTCTGTTTTGGTCATCGTGTATTTGCTCTGGCAAGGGATGTGGATCGCTGTATTCTTTGCGACATTTATCTCAGCTATCTTGTCGCAGTTCTCCCAGCCTTCTTCTGCCAAGATGATGAAACGCCATATTCCTGATGAGCAAGTTGCAGCTGCTGTGTCTATTTCACAAAGTACGGGTTCTATTTTTCTACTGGTTGGTCCGATCGTTGGTACCTTCTTCTTTGAACATTGGGGCATCTACCCTTCCCTGTTAACGATGGCTGGTCTCTTCTTCGTCTCGGCACTGATCCTATTGACACTCCCTGCCTCAACTGCCAGTGCAACAGAGGGAGACGGAACTCTCCTTTCTGAGATTAAAGCAGGCTTTGCCTATGTAAAAGAGCGACCAGCCTTACGTGGGCTTGCCGTTACCTTTTCGTGTCTGGGACTATCCTCGGGTCTTATCAATTCCCTGGAGGTATTTGTTATCACGGATCGTCTATTACTCTCCAAGGAAGCCATTCAATGGTTTACCGCGTTAGACGGATTGGGTATGCTATTGGGCGGTATTTTGGCTTCCATTTATCTGGATCGCCTGAATGGTCGTTGGGTCATTACAGGTGGATTGATATTCTTCGCTCTTTCCGTCGCCGTAGAAGTTCTCTCTGTTTGGGTATACGTCACCGCAGCGATGCGCTTTTTCACCGGAATTGGGATGGCATTTTTACAGATCGTGATCGGTATGTTCATGATCAAGCTCGTGGATGAAGCGTATATCGGACGAGTGAATGGAACGATTTCACCGCTCATGGTCGGACTCATGATGATCGGTTCCTTTACAGCAGGTCCGCTCATGCAGATGACTTCGTTGATTACGGTATTTCTGATCGCATCTGTCATCCTTCTACTCGCTGCATGGGGATGTACACGAATCAAGTGGGATTCGGTAGAAGCCACACAAGATGGAGCTAACCATCTTCTCGAACACAAGCAAGCGCAAACTCTATCGTAA
- a CDS encoding LytR/AlgR family response regulator transcription factor: MPIRVMIAEDERLAREELSYLLLQEGDVELLPYATNGRELLEMVDVHDPDVVFLDMKMPELEGAQAARMLASRKQHPLIVFCTAYEEFAIDAFKLYAVDYLLKPTEPKRLVETMQRIRERLVKPKAEPVQTKRTKLLVEDNSRLVVIDPATIVYAVREERYVQIVTQTTTYSTRMTLTQLAEKLLAYDFFRTHKSYLVNLQYVSELEPWFNGAYNLILKGEGRPRIPVSRTSAKDLLKRLEE, encoded by the coding sequence ATGCCAATACGCGTCATGATTGCAGAAGACGAGCGACTCGCACGCGAAGAACTGAGCTATTTATTGCTACAAGAAGGAGACGTAGAACTGCTGCCCTATGCTACTAACGGGCGGGAGCTGTTGGAAATGGTCGATGTGCACGATCCGGATGTCGTCTTCCTCGATATGAAAATGCCTGAGCTGGAAGGAGCGCAGGCAGCAAGAATGCTCGCTTCACGCAAGCAACATCCCCTCATCGTTTTTTGTACCGCGTATGAGGAATTTGCCATCGATGCGTTTAAGCTGTACGCCGTCGATTATTTGTTGAAGCCTACGGAGCCAAAGCGGTTGGTAGAAACGATGCAACGGATACGCGAGCGTCTGGTCAAGCCAAAAGCAGAGCCTGTCCAGACAAAACGAACGAAGCTGTTGGTAGAAGACAATAGCAGATTAGTGGTTATTGATCCAGCGACGATTGTATATGCAGTGCGGGAGGAGCGATATGTGCAAATCGTCACCCAAACGACAACCTACTCGACGCGGATGACCCTGACACAACTGGCGGAAAAGCTTCTCGCATACGACTTTTTCCGTACCCACAAGAGCTATTTGGTCAATCTTCAATATGTAAGCGAGCTCGAACCATGGTTCAACGGTGCTTACAATCTGATTTTGAAGGGAGAAGGAAGACCGCGTATTCCGGTATCTCGGACCTCCGCCAAGGATTTGCTCAAACGTCTCGAGGAGTAA
- a CDS encoding solute symporter family protein, producing the protein MNVTAFLLFLVIVLLTLVITFYASKKTNTTSEFYTAGGGLTGWQNGLAIAGDYMSAASFLGIAGMIALSGFDGFFYSIGFLVAYLVVLYLVAEPLRNLGKYTMADMIAARFDNKKVRGVAALNSIAISIFYMIAQLVGAGALIKLLLGLDYTTSVLIVGALMTVYVVFGGMTATSWVQIVKAVLLMIGTFIISMMVFAKFDFNLLKMFEQMKTVTPLGEQFLNPGNKFKVGLDTLSLNLALVLGTAGLPHILIRFFTVKDATTARKSVVYATWIIGAFYVMTIFLGFGAAAFVGAGKMDPAGNMGAPLLAQALGGNFLFAFVSAVAFATILAVVAGLVLTAASAFAHDFYGHVLRQGKATEKEQMKMAKWASVGVAVVSILLALFAQNLNVAFLVALAFAVAASANLPVILFTIFWKRFNTAGAISGMVVGLFSSLILVALSPNVWNPVAGKAILVGEALFPLPNPGIVSIPLGFLAAWIGTLLSSARDDKKYNEILVKANTGMKDSA; encoded by the coding sequence ATGAACGTTACTGCATTTTTACTCTTTCTCGTCATTGTTCTTTTGACGCTTGTCATCACCTTTTACGCATCGAAAAAGACGAACACCACGAGTGAGTTTTATACCGCCGGAGGGGGCTTGACGGGTTGGCAAAACGGCCTCGCAATTGCGGGAGATTACATGTCCGCTGCTTCCTTTCTAGGGATTGCCGGGATGATTGCGTTGAGTGGATTTGATGGTTTCTTCTATAGTATCGGCTTTCTTGTCGCGTATCTCGTTGTGCTCTACTTGGTAGCAGAGCCTTTGCGTAATTTAGGAAAATACACGATGGCTGATATGATAGCTGCGCGTTTTGACAATAAAAAGGTTCGTGGTGTCGCCGCTCTCAATTCGATTGCCATTTCGATTTTTTACATGATCGCGCAATTGGTCGGAGCAGGCGCCTTGATCAAGCTGCTCTTGGGGCTGGATTACACGACCTCTGTTTTGATCGTAGGGGCATTGATGACGGTCTACGTCGTCTTCGGCGGGATGACGGCAACCTCGTGGGTGCAGATCGTCAAAGCAGTTTTGTTGATGATCGGTACGTTCATCATCTCTATGATGGTTTTTGCCAAATTCGATTTTAATCTCTTGAAAATGTTCGAGCAAATGAAGACAGTGACACCCTTGGGAGAGCAATTCCTCAATCCTGGCAACAAGTTTAAAGTGGGGCTCGATACCCTTTCACTAAATCTCGCGCTTGTGCTCGGAACAGCAGGGTTGCCGCATATTTTGATTCGTTTCTTCACTGTAAAAGATGCTACGACAGCTCGCAAATCGGTTGTGTATGCGACGTGGATCATTGGTGCCTTCTATGTCATGACGATCTTCCTCGGCTTCGGTGCGGCAGCGTTTGTAGGAGCGGGGAAGATGGACCCCGCAGGTAACATGGGAGCTCCATTGCTTGCGCAAGCACTAGGAGGTAATTTCTTATTCGCCTTCGTATCGGCGGTTGCCTTCGCTACCATTCTTGCGGTAGTGGCAGGACTGGTGCTGACAGCAGCTTCTGCGTTTGCGCACGACTTTTACGGACACGTATTACGCCAAGGAAAAGCAACAGAAAAGGAACAAATGAAGATGGCCAAATGGGCGTCAGTCGGAGTCGCGGTTGTCTCTATCCTGCTTGCCTTGTTTGCACAAAATTTGAACGTGGCTTTCCTTGTTGCGCTGGCTTTCGCAGTAGCAGCGAGTGCAAATCTACCGGTGATTTTGTTCACGATCTTCTGGAAAAGATTCAATACAGCAGGAGCAATCAGTGGGATGGTCGTGGGTCTGTTCAGCTCTCTCATTCTGGTTGCGTTGAGTCCGAACGTTTGGAATCCTGTGGCTGGAAAAGCCATTTTGGTCGGCGAAGCGCTGTTCCCGTTGCCGAATCCGGGCATTGTCTCGATCCCGTTAGGGTTTTTGGCCGCATGGATCGGAACCTTGTTGTCCAGCGCCCGTGATGATAAGAAGTACAATGAAATTTTGGTGAAAGCGAATACAGGAATGAAAGATTCAGCGTAG
- a CDS encoding patatin-like phospholipase family protein: MDKVGLVLQGGGSRGIYTAGVLDYFMEQELYIPYVVAVSAGACNGAAYLARQRGLGKIYHTKYIRDPRYFHYKNLITKRSLFGMDFIFNEMPNKLEPFAFNRFREAKEQFVVVTTDCATGEAVYYTKDDCEDIFHVIRASCSLPFLSPKVTFNGRKLWDGGIVHPVPFMKSMLDGNQKHIIVLTSSCPPREWMRQLSRAERLFSRSTRLCQAFIRHFRIYYEAMEHVKEMQKEGRAFVIAPPVGTFLRGFERQEEKLEHYYKQGYEDARTQFSRLCTWLALGRNS; the protein is encoded by the coding sequence ATGGATAAGGTCGGGCTCGTTTTGCAGGGAGGGGGTAGCCGTGGGATTTACACCGCAGGCGTTTTGGATTACTTCATGGAGCAGGAGCTATACATCCCGTATGTGGTTGCTGTGTCAGCGGGTGCGTGTAATGGAGCGGCATACTTGGCAAGGCAGCGCGGATTGGGCAAGATTTATCATACGAAATACATTCGCGATCCCCGATACTTTCACTACAAAAATTTGATCACGAAGCGGTCGCTGTTTGGCATGGATTTTATTTTCAATGAGATGCCTAACAAGCTGGAGCCGTTCGCCTTTAATCGGTTTCGCGAAGCGAAGGAACAGTTTGTCGTCGTCACAACGGATTGCGCGACAGGGGAAGCCGTTTACTATACGAAAGACGACTGTGAGGATATTTTCCATGTGATTCGGGCGTCGTGTAGTCTTCCGTTTCTATCACCCAAGGTTACGTTTAACGGACGTAAGCTATGGGATGGGGGCATCGTGCATCCGGTTCCTTTCATGAAGTCCATGCTGGATGGCAATCAAAAGCATATTATTGTGCTTACTTCTTCTTGTCCGCCAAGGGAATGGATGCGGCAGCTTTCGCGTGCCGAGCGTCTTTTTTCCAGAAGTACACGTTTGTGCCAAGCATTCATTCGTCATTTTCGCATCTATTACGAGGCTATGGAGCATGTCAAAGAGATGCAGAAGGAAGGCAGAGCGTTTGTCATCGCACCACCAGTAGGGACCTTTCTACGAGGTTTTGAACGTCAAGAGGAAAAGCTGGAGCATTATTACAAACAAGGCTACGAGGATGCTCGTACTCAATTTTCTAGGCTTTGTACATGGCTTGCTCTTGGCAGGAACAGCTGA
- a CDS encoding TetR/AcrR family transcriptional regulator produces MSKRRLDGEKTKQHIVEKATELFSQKGYSATSIEDICQATGASKGSLYYHFKNKEQLFLYLLEKQYSEWVDLWQEKEKEFETSIDKLYGLATFFLEDFLSHPLKKAGEEFSGSQLADPVILEQVLEMLGSTYTLYTSLFQEGIDRGEFAPCDPEEMAMILEGLMNGIINVGYQMEDERLHALLKRSIDVLLHGIIAK; encoded by the coding sequence ATGTCAAAGCGTCGTCTCGATGGGGAGAAAACCAAACAACATATCGTAGAGAAAGCCACCGAGTTATTTTCTCAGAAAGGCTATTCAGCCACTTCCATTGAGGACATTTGCCAAGCAACTGGAGCGAGTAAGGGCAGCCTCTATTACCACTTCAAAAACAAGGAGCAGTTGTTCCTGTATTTGCTTGAAAAGCAGTACAGCGAATGGGTAGATCTGTGGCAGGAAAAAGAAAAAGAATTCGAGACATCCATCGATAAACTGTACGGCTTAGCTACTTTTTTCTTGGAGGATTTTTTGTCCCACCCTCTAAAAAAAGCAGGTGAAGAGTTCTCCGGTAGCCAGCTCGCTGATCCAGTCATTTTAGAACAAGTGCTGGAAATGCTCGGCTCCACATATACCCTCTATACCTCACTTTTCCAAGAAGGAATCGACCGAGGCGAGTTCGCCCCATGCGATCCTGAGGAGATGGCGATGATACTAGAAGGGCTCATGAACGGAATCATTAACGTAGGCTATCAAATGGAAGACGAGCGTCTTCATGCTCTGCTGAAGAGGAGCATTGACGTTTTGCTGCATGGCATTATTGCCAAGTAG